Sequence from the Methanosarcina siciliae T4/M genome:
GCAATATTTCCATGCTCATTCGAAACCTTATACTCGCCTTTATAGTTGACCCGAAAGGAAAGATAACCCTGCTTATGCTCCCTCCCCAGCTTGTACTCATTGCCGTTTCCATAGTAATAGTCCTCAGGCACAGTAAGAAATTCTGCTCTATAGATGGGGGAGAACTTAAGATCCGGTCTCCTTTCTCTCTGGGACAGGCGTTTAAATTCGGCATTGCCTTTACCCTTATTCTTATCATAGGAAACTATGCCTATGACTTTGCAGGGACTGCCGGCATATACGTAACCGCCCTCGGCGCGCTTGTCAGCAGTTCAGGAGTGATAGTCTCCGTAGCCCTCCTTGCCGTAAACGGAAATATCTCTTACGAAGTCGCAGCAAACACTGCAGTGCTCGCAAGCATCATAAGTACTCTAAATAAAATTTTGCTTTCAAGAATATCAGGTTCTGAAAACCTATTTTCCCTCTCCAAAAAAGCATTCGGAATCATTGCATTAACCGGAACCATTGCTTTGCTTTTATGGAACATCCGGTGAGAGAAAGCAAAAAGAGAGAATAAGGGGTATTAAGGCGCCTTCATATCATTAATAGGAGTTTTCATCTTTTCAAAACAAACCAGTATGATACAGTTATATGGCGCAACCTGAACAAGCCAAAAAGAATCTTTGTCCTTGTAAGCGAGGACAAGCTCTGGAAAGATTTTTTTTATGGCCGAACTTACTTTTTTACATCAATATGTAGGATATCTAAGGTATTGTGTGGGTTGTTTAGATTTTTAAAGAACTTCTTAAGGTGAGAAGTGTTTGATGTGAAAACAGTTTTATCCCGGCTCGAATTGTGACCGAAGAAGTCTAAAATATCTTTATATGGAAGCAAAGCACTTAGATTTCATAAAGAATTTTGCCTTGAAAACAGGCAATATAAAAGAAAAATACAAAAATATATTTATATGTACTTGAATGTACAGACAAAGCTGAAAGCTTGAAAAGTCCATTAAAGCAGGAACTTAAGATTAAATAACATTAGATATTAAATAAACAAGAATAAAAAACTAATATTCGAAAGATTTAGAGACTTTAAAGTAAAACATCAAAAAAACTGAATTGAATTTGGAATTACATTAAAAAAATTGTATGGAACTTGGAATTATTTCTGTAGAGTTCTAATTCCATAACCAAAAGAGATCATGGGGAATAAAATGAAAGCAAAAATCATTGTTCTGCTTCTAGTTTTAAGCGCAGTTTTATTCTCGGGATGCGCTGGAAATGAAGAAACCTCCCCGGAAGAAAACGTGACACCTGAAGAAACCGTAACCCCGGAGGAAGTTTCAACTCCAGAAGAAACCGAAACCCCGGAAGTAACGGAGACCGAGGAAGAAGTTGAAACCCCGGAGGAAAATGAAACAGAAGTAGTAACTCCGGTTGAAAATGAAACAGAAGAAGGACCGACTATTAACACATCCAATATAAAGACAACTCCCTATCTCGTAAGGCTTGTTAGTTACAGAGCATATCCCACAAGCCTGAACATTAAACAGGGGGAAACGGTTGCCTGGATGAACTATCAGGACAGCCCAAGGAGAGTCTTTACCCTTGTTAGCGAACAGGGCCTCTTTGAAAACGAGAGCCTTGTGTACAGGCGTTCCTTTCCCTACACTTTCAATGAAACAGGAGCTTACAACTTTACCGTTGTCGGGCAACCAAAAATGAGTGTAAATATAACTGTGAGCGAACCCTGAAAAAATTACCTGAAGAAATTTTTCGAAGGGACCGAGAGATAGGATAACTCAAAAGGCATGTACGGCTATCTGGAA
This genomic interval carries:
- a CDS encoding cupredoxin domain-containing protein is translated as MKAKIIVLLLVLSAVLFSGCAGNEETSPEENVTPEETVTPEEVSTPEETETPEVTETEEEVETPEENETEVVTPVENETEEGPTINTSNIKTTPYLVRLVSYRAYPTSLNIKQGETVAWMNYQDSPRRVFTLVSEQGLFENESLVYRRSFPYTFNETGAYNFTVVGQPKMSVNITVSEP